The Stigmatella ashevillena genomic sequence GACGCAGCGAGTCGAAAAATCGCTGCCGCCTTGCTGGCGGCCTCGGACTACCGCATTCGCTTTGCCACGAGCGGCGAGGAAGCCTTGGCGGCGGTGGGGGAGGAGCGGCCCGACCTGGTGTTGCTCGACGTCATGATGCCGGGCCTCGATGGCTTCGAGGTGTGCCGTCGGCTGCGCGAGCGATTGAGCGGCGAATACATCCCCATCATCCTGGTCACGTCGCTGGATGGACGCAGCGATGTCATCGAAGGGCTGAAGGCAGGGGCTGACGACTTTCTCCACAAACCCGTGCACGGCGCCGAGCTGAGGGCCCGGGTCTCCAATCTCCTCAAGGTGCGGGCCTACCACCAGCTCTTGGCCTCCCAACGGGACAGCGCGCTCGCCACGGTGGAGCTGCTGCGCCAGCAGGTGCTGCACGCGGATCGCCTGGCCACTTTGGGCACGCTGGCCGCCAGTGTCAGCCACGAGCTGAACAACATTTCCCAAGTGCTCCGCAGCGCCCTGGACACAAGCAGTGCGGATGATGACGGCTGGGCCATCGCGGAGAACACGACCTCCAGGACGGTGCTCACCCACGTGGCCAACCACGTCACCGAGCTGTCGAGGACCCTCCTCCACATCGCCCGTCCCGAGGGAGGCTCAACCCCCGAGGTCGAGCTGGGCCAGACCCTGGAAGAAGTCCACAACATGCTCCGGCTCACCGGGCGCATCCGCCATGCGGAGGTTTCCCTGGTCTTGCCCCAGGAGCGCTGTGTCATCCGCGCCAGCCCCGTGCAGGCCCAGCAGGTATTCCTCAACCTGATCGGCAATGCCGCGGACGCGGTGGTGGCCACGGGCAGCCCCCGCATCGAAGCGGGCATCCGGCTCCAGCCGGAAGGGCGACTCGAGGCCTGGGTGCAGGACAACGGCCCGGGCATGTCCGAAGACGTCCTCGCCCGCATCTTCGAGCCCTTCTTCACCACCAAGCCCCTGGGCCTTGGAACGGGCCTGGGCCTTTCCGTCGTCAAGCAGCTCGTCGAGTCCTGGGGAGGCCACATCCACGTCCAGAGCCACCCTGGGCGGGGCACGCGCATGGTGCTCGACCTCCCGGCCGTCCAAGCGCCCACGCCGTGAGGGCCTACGGCCGGGGCGCTCTGCTCACCGGGAAGTGTCAGGCCCTCCTGGGACCTGCGACACATAGAGGATGTGCGGCGTGGTGTAGCCTTGAGCCATCTCCACCGTCTCGCACACCTCGAGCCCTGCCTGCCGGAGCAGGGCCTGCAACGTCTCACGCGGCTTGAGCGCCAGGGCGCCCCCTGCCTTCGTCCTCCGCAGGAGCTTCACCATCACCCACTCCTGCGCGAGGCACTTGTAGTGCTTCCAGGAGCCGTCTCCTTCGGCCTCCTTCAGCAGCAGCCTTCCTCCCGGACGCAGCAGGCGCCGCACCGTGGAGAGGAAACCCAGCCACCGCTCCTCGGGCAGCAGGTAGAGCACATCACACACCACCGCGGCATCGAACTGGCCCTCGCGCGCCGCAGCGAGATGCTCCACGGTGCCCACTTCGATGTGAACATTGGGCAACCGTCCCGGCCCCGTCGAAGCCCACCGCACCTTGCGGGCATCCGGATCCACGCCGAACACCTGGCGGTCCGAATCCTCCAGGGCGAGCAGGGCCGAGAGCAACCCATGGCCACACCCCACATCCGCGATGGTGGCCCCAGGAGGTGCCCGACGGGCGACGGCCTCCAGCGGGGCGGAGAAGGCTCGGGCACGGACGTGAAAACGCTCCGCG encodes the following:
- a CDS encoding sensor histidine kinase; the protein is MEQAASASGPPSDGQLPSTRQVLIADDDAASRKIAAALLAASDYRIRFATSGEEALAAVGEERPDLVLLDVMMPGLDGFEVCRRLRERLSGEYIPIILVTSLDGRSDVIEGLKAGADDFLHKPVHGAELRARVSNLLKVRAYHQLLASQRDSALATVELLRQQVLHADRLATLGTLAASVSHELNNISQVLRSALDTSSADDDGWAIAENTTSRTVLTHVANHVTELSRTLLHIARPEGGSTPEVELGQTLEEVHNMLRLTGRIRHAEVSLVLPQERCVIRASPVQAQQVFLNLIGNAADAVVATGSPRIEAGIRLQPEGRLEAWVQDNGPGMSEDVLARIFEPFFTTKPLGLGTGLGLSVVKQLVESWGGHIHVQSHPGRGTRMVLDLPAVQAPTP
- a CDS encoding class I SAM-dependent methyltransferase is translated as MSELLGKALATFSALPAAERFHVRARAFSAPLEAVARRAPPGATIADVGCGHGLLSALLALEDSDRQVFGVDPDARKVRWASTGPGRLPNVHIEVGTVEHLAAAREGQFDAAVVCDVLYLLPEERWLGFLSTVRRLLRPGGRLLLKEAEGDGSWKHYKCLAQEWVMVKLLRRTKAGGALALKPRETLQALLRQAGLEVCETVEMAQGYTTPHILYVSQVPGGPDTSR